GCAGATCGGTGGAGCCGTCTGGGCGAAAGCGGATAGCCACATACTCTTGGTCACCTTCGGAGGTCGTCTCGCTTTGCGGCTCCAGCGTCCAGAGACTGGACCAACCTGGATCATTGCTGATGAGAACGCCCTCTGGCACGAGCACTCGCGAACCGATCTTCTCCAGGCTGGCGATGTCTTCTTCAAGCACATCGGACTCGTTTTCCACCCATTGGAGGAGCTGCAAATACTGCCCACTGCGGCCATCTTCTGGGGGAACAAGAGGGGTCTTGTAAAAGCGAAGTTCAACATCCGAAGAGAAGGTCACGGCCAATCCTTGGGCTTCGATGATCTTGCCACTGATCAAATCACCCGCCGAGGTCAGCCGAGAGGCGCGGATAGCTCCCAGCATGGAGGGGGCGGCCAGGGCAACGATCATCCCCAGAATGAGGACGACGCTGAGACTTTCGATGAGTGTGAAACCTGGACGCGCAGAGCGGCGGGATATTTTCATACGACAATGGAAAAGAAGGGGATAAAGGCAACCTAACCAACGATGTTGTTCATTCGATAGGCAGGCTGACCTTGAAGCCAGGGACGAGTTCAGTAAGTCGTGCTGTCCCAGGCGGCATTGCGAAGGGGGACAGTGGCAGTAAAGACACGAAAATTCAGCCGCTCCGCCGTGAGGTAATCTTTGAGGCGGGTGAGATCACGTTCGTAATGACGCGACTCTGCAAAGGGAGCGTCGGCAGCGGCACAAATGTCCACGGCCGTATTACCCTGACTGGCCAGCCACCTTCCCATGCTCCCCTCCTCACCAGCGACGAGGGTGACGCGCACGAGCGGTGGCAATAAATGGCTGGTACCCTGGTCCAGTGTGCCATCGGCCCTCACCACAGGCTTGTCCAAGGCAGGTGTGGTATTGTTCGCATCGCGGGAGGAGTAGCGGTATCCTGGGGCCAGCCACCAGGGGGATTTGCCAGTGCCTTCTACTGTCTCTGGTGGCACCTGAGGGCTGATGACCAGCAGCAGAACGTTATCCGCAATCGGTCGCGAAACCGCATCGATGTCCTGCTTGAACCAATCGGCCCGAGTATAAACGGTGTTTCCCTGCACGGTCTTGGAGCTGGCACTTCCTCCCGCTGCCGCAGTGCCCGCAGTCAGGCTGGTCTGCTCCGCCGGTGGCCTGTATTCCATGAGCTGATACCGAAACTTTACAGGCACCACCCCGCCCGGCAGAAAGGCCGGGCGCTGATCTTCATTGCTCTGAAAACGGACATAGTAACCGCGCGCGTTCAGTAGGTTTCCCAGCCCACGATAGCTCTGACTGAGACCCAAAGGGGCCTGGAAAAAAAGCGCCTGACCGGGCAAGTCTGCTGGTGTCTCACCCGTGCCCAATTCTACACCGGGGAGAATGCGGAAGTCGAGTTCAGACTGCCGGACATAACCCGCAGGCGGAGATGCGGCGTCTGCAGGCGGCACATTGGATCCCGTGGCGGCATAGTGATAATCCCAGTAGGTATTCAAGGTGGCCTGGGACAGGTTCCGGGTGATGGTCTCAAAGGCGATCCGTGCCCCACGAAACTGGTTCACTTTGCC
The Prosthecobacter algae DNA segment above includes these coding regions:
- the vccD gene encoding Verru_Chthon cassette protein D, producing the protein MKISRRSARPGFTLIESLSVVLILGMIVALAAPSMLGAIRASRLTSAGDLISGKIIEAQGLAVTFSSDVELRFYKTPLVPPEDGRSGQYLQLLQWVENESDVLEEDIASLEKIGSRVLVPEGVLISNDPGWSSLWTLEPQSETTSEGDQEYVAIRFRPDGSTDLPETGAWHLTLLDAQDSLRQELPANFYTLQIDPVTAKLEIYRPE
- the vccC gene encoding Verru_Chthon cassette protein C is translated as MNPYRFRFPSSRKLGFTLVELLVSTAVLAVLLLVTLSALETMQRSWRDTKGKVNQFRGARIAFETITRNLSQATLNTYWDYHYAATGSNVPPADAASPPAGYVRQSELDFRILPGVELGTGETPADLPGQALFFQAPLGLSQSYRGLGNLLNARGYYVRFQSNEDQRPAFLPGGVVPVKFRYQLMEYRPPAEQTSLTAGTAAAGGSASSKTVQGNTVYTRADWFKQDIDAVSRPIADNVLLLVISPQVPPETVEGTGKSPWWLAPGYRYSSRDANNTTPALDKPVVRADGTLDQGTSHLLPPLVRVTLVAGEEGSMGRWLASQGNTAVDICAAADAPFAESRHYERDLTRLKDYLTAERLNFRVFTATVPLRNAAWDSTTY